A stretch of Pyrenophora tritici-repentis strain M4 chromosome 7, whole genome shotgun sequence DNA encodes these proteins:
- a CDS encoding F-box multi-domain protein yields MASETTSKSPFLSLPNELILSIVERIDQENIQDLLNLSLTSRRMCMLSLDHLYGHLTVRSPWPLLRTIFLSPELASRVHKVTWRYNMKEKHDTAANKPTLFNSLDELRIPKISGAACCDMQRSQTWLFHEFMETFLMFTPNLHKLIIKDTHAWMGSVYLFKMMAANPDRLVHLKSVHIHASLLSMEQLAHLFLLPSLRKVTATDLVLLDRPEGDPLEWNSDMPLQTVLDPGSSAVENITLKRSCVGISTLGCFTAACRNLKSFAYEHEYYNDHRMRQYKLPSSSRFSTLASPLTHTLTTLEHLSIRGDARKLDQTHVLQVARLASGMKYLRSLDMGLLSHDDNPDQCTEDFVTHLVRFLPSTLEEMTFEIDWQDSWGSKGWVGPTEMLCYIAALAPSKLNLLKRVAVVDWPPFLGHFPPDFAKLHRCFAEQNIHFSSIPAQLEGRHPLQWSDYVEPGWVFVEVAEA; encoded by the coding sequence ATGGCGAGTGAAACCACATCCAAATCTCCCTTTCTCAGCCTTCCCAACGAGCTCATCTTGAGCATCGTCGAACGGATCGACCAAGAGAACATCCAGGACCTGCTCAATCTAAGTCTCACTAGTCGCCGCATGTGCATGCTCTCGCTGGACCATCTATACGGCCATCTCACAGTAAGGTCACCATGGCCACTCCTACGCACCATCTTCTTAAGCCCGGAGCTGGCATCACGTGTCCACAAAGTGACATGGCGGTACAACATGAAAGAGAAGCACGACACCGCCGCCAACAAACCAACACTCTTCAATTCCCTCGACGAGTTGAGGATTCCGAAAATCAGCGGCGCCGCATGCTGCGATATGCAGCGCTCCCAGACCTGGTTGTTCCACGAGTTTATGGAGACATTCCTGATGTTTACGCCAAATCTGCACAAGCTCATCATCAAGGATACACACGCGTGGATGGGAAGCGTATACTTGTTCAAAATGATGGCCGCGAACCCTGATCGACTGGTTCACCTAAAGAGCGTTCATATCCACGCTTCACTACTCAGCATGGAGCAGCTCGCACACTTGTTCCTTCTCCCTTCTCTCCGCAAAGTCACTGCAACGGATCTCGTACTGCTGGACCGCCCTGAAGGAGATCCGCTAGAGTGGAACTCCGACATGCCGCTCCAAACCGTGCTAGATCCAGGCTCCTCTGCAGTCGAGAACATCACGCTGAAACGCTCGTGTGTTGGCATATCAACGTTGGGGTGCTTTACAGCGGCGTGCAGGAACCTAAAGAGCTTTGCATATGAGCATGAGTATTACAACGATCATCGTATGCGGCAGTACAAGCTTCCTTCTTCCTCGCGATTTAGCACTCTTGCTTCCCCACTTACTCACACTCTTACGACTTTGGAACACCTTAGTATACGTGGAGACGCGAGGAAGTTGGATCAGACGCATGTATTGCAGGTAGCGCGACTAGCCTCAGGTATGAAGTATCTCCGCTCTTTGGATATGGGCTTGCTATCCCACGACGATAACCCGGATCAATGTACCGAAGACTTTGTCACGCACCTAGTGCGATTTCTCCCGTCGACGTTGGAAGAGATGACTTTTGAGATTGACTGGCAGGACAGTTGGGGCTCCAAGGGGTGGGTTGGGCCGACAGAGATGTTGTGTTATATCGCCGCTCTTGCACCGTCAAAGCTGAACCTGCTGAAGCGTGTTGCGGTGGTAGATTGGCCGCCTTTCTTGGGTCATTTTCCACCAGATTTTGCTAAGCTGCATCGGTGTTTTGCCGAGCAGAATATTCACTTTTCGTCTATACCGGCGCAACTTGAGGGGAGGCACCCGCTGCAATGGTCGGATTATGTGGAGCCTGGGTGGGTGTTTGTGGAGGTTGCTGAAGCGTAG
- a CDS encoding F-box domain containing protein → MGSPKPPERSLASLPEELILAILDKFDSDDLATFRALNITSRQLYRLSLPRLYQRFPGHAPEPFLGTIALSEPEKCQKLATFVKEVEWYQDHWKGPARRRMLSLADRHVLSTKLQALGCILNTTDTSMNLPARFISFLSEYEVHWWYLEFFLFFTPNVERLCVWDVWQWDDHSYWFESVAANPAYFENLKSITLYGPLRLENIVPLLTLPSIRELVLVQCVTMRQELGRDFSWSNGRDGYVQRRLADGSSLEHLSLRESHITFSSVRALLEPLNNLKSFTYDHFQNDLSFPIYAESQALVNVPAHWKSLEYLRLHVERVSNVEEIAWLLGSAPVFDEPTYPNLRTLDIGPCSGETFLGAQLSPSDSSVKSIRLRESHVERSVRAIPRTLETLYLQWGQATETPRDSLPHHLLQFLNYLRLFAEIAARWNYDLKRVAICDWPALAGWFPFPEAAESLKKAYEELGMEFDVLHEEIIGQEPLVVRDDIEPDWLVVCKTTTFWYHSNMLGDKDVPRTVQS, encoded by the coding sequence ATGGGTTCACCGAAACCACCCGAAAGAAGCCTTGCTTCACTTCCAGAGGAGCTAATACTCGCCATTCTCGACAAGTTTGATTCCGATGACCTCGCCACCTTCCGCGCCCTCAACATAACGAGCCGGCAGCTCTATCGTCTATCACTTCCCCGGCTCTACCAAAGATTCCCAGGCCACGCTCCAGAGCCATTTTTGGGAACAATTGCACTCTCGGAACCAGAGAAATGCCAAAAGCTTGCGACATTTGTTAAAGAAGTGGAGTGGTACCAAGACCACTGGAAGGGTCCAGCTCGACGTCGAATGCTATCATTGGCGGACAGACACGTCCTTTCGACCAAGCTCCAAGCACTCGGATGTATTCTGAACACGACGGATACGTCTATGAATTTGCCTGCACGCTTCATAAGCTTTCTTTCAGAGTACGAAGTGCACTGGTGGTATCTCGAGttctttctcttcttcacacCCAACGTCGAGAGGCTATGCGTGTGGGATGTATGGCAGTGGGATGATCATTCGTATTGGTTTGAGAGTGTAGCTGCCAATCCGGCATACTTTGAGAACCTCAAATCGATTACGCTCTACGGTCCGTTGCGGTTAGAGAACATTGTGCCTCTACTGACATTACCTTCGATTCGAGAGTTGGTACTTGTACAGTGCGTCACGATGCGGCAAGAACTTGGAAGAGACTTCTCATGGAGCAACGGCCGCGACGGTTACGTACAGCGAAGGCTCGCTGACGGTTCGTCCCTTGAACATCTTTCTTTACGGGAGAGCCACATCACATTTTCATCAGTGCGTGCGCTGCTTGAACCTTTGAACAACCTCAAGAGCTTCACATACGACCACTTTCAAAATGATCTCTCGTTCCCCATTTATGCAGAATCTCAAGCGCTCGTGAACGTGCCAGCCCACTGGAAATCGCTCGAGTATTTGCGCCTACACGTTGAGAGAGTTAGTAATGTCGAAGAGATCGCATGGCTCCTAGGTTCTGCTCCGGTATTCGACGAGCCTACATATCCCAACCTTCGCACTCTGGACATCGGCCCCTGTAGCGGAGAAACTTTCCTAGGAGCTCAACTGTCACCCAGCGACAGTAGCGTAAAGTCGATCCGCCTCCGAGAATCTCACGTTGAGCGTAGTGTGAGAGCTATCCCTCGGACTTTGGAGACCCTATACCTACAATGGGGTCAAGCGACCGAAACGCCCAGGGATTCGTTACCACACCATTTGCTGCAATTCCTCAACTATTTGCGACTGTTTGCCGAAATTGCTGCCCGGTGGAACTATGATCTGAAAAGGGTTGCCATTTGCGACTGGCCAGCTCTGGCAGGTTGGTTTCCGTTCCCAGAAGCAGCCGAGAGTTTAAAAAAGGCATATGAGGAGTTGGGTATGGAGTTTGATGTGCTACACGAAGAAATCATCGGTCAGGAGCCGCTCGTTGTGCGGGACGACATCGAGCCAGACTGGCTTGTGGTCTGCAAGACAACTACATTTTGGTATCATTCAAATATGCTCGGGGATAAGGATGTGCCGCGGACCGTCCAGTCATGA
- a CDS encoding ferric-chelate reductase — protein METADWEYAIHLVYGWYMYYFWIVVIAVGITTRLWSLVWKLYYNTRTYRHLPGFPGGTLKSWGIATLPQAWLRRYLTIPATFGTHCSQPYIGCTIPPRVQSLTIALFVVLNLVLCSCSYRFTEGNLYWPKKSAQFLRFVSDRTGIISLANFPLMWLFGMRNDVLIWMTGWGFGTYNAFHRWVARVATLQAVVHSLGYTLMILSGEGWSSFLVYWTKHYFWNGEIATIAMCALLAFSFYGIRRAHYEMFLVIHIALSIATLWTMYYHVEIFKNGEWNIFIWPCVAIWVFDRVVRMGRILAFSRFPLNTKALVTYDSKSNLIRMEVDGTNNLVAPKPGTYYYIHVLDDVLYAHQNHPFTLAHVLEDVDGSSIMPLSPITDRSTPLSPSSDAGGELDELLASKTPNASSTLVFFIRPYDGFTSRIKSHCLLHPTKLRVLIEGPYGHTVPLQNFTNILFMVGGTGIAVPLSHLASILSSSSHVQSVKIVWAVREYAALVAAFRDFRVLLSDERLELEVHVTREEAKDDVLDEDMKSVRIMSHRPNVHTTIEETAQEAGQQRLAIVACGPALMADQARKASVEMLGRGHCGVEYFEESFKW, from the exons ATG GAAACTGCAGATTGGGAGTATGCGATTCATCTTGTATACGG ATGGTACATGTACTACTTCTGGATTGTCGTAATCGCCGTCGGTATCACAACACGCCTCTGGTCACTCGTCTGGAAGCTATACTACAACACGAGAACATATCGACATCTTCCAGGATTTCCAGGCGGTACTTTGAAATCATGGGGTATTGCAACACTTCCGCAAGCATGGTTAAGGCGGTACCTGACAATACCGGCCACTTTCGGCACCCATTGTTCTCAACCGTATATTGGATGTACGATCCCACCTCGAGTGCAATCACTCACGATCGCGCTCTTTGTAGTACTTAATCTCGTTCTCTGCAGTTGCTCATACCGCTTCACCGAAGGAAATCTCTACTGGCCGAAAAAGTCAGCACAATTCCTACGGTTCGTATCGGACCGCACTGGCATTATCTCGCTAGCAAACTTTCCACTGATGTGGCTGTTTGGAATGCGCAATGATGTGCTCATTTGGATGACCGGATGGGGATTTGGCACTTACAACGCATTCCATCGATGGGTGGCTAGAGTGGCAACGTTGCAAGCCGTTGTGCACAGCTTGGGTTATACGCTCATGATCCTCAGTGGCGAAGGCTGGTCATCGTTTCTTGTTTACTGGACAAAACACTACTTCTGGAACGGCGAAATCGCCACAATCGCCATGTGCGCCTTGCTCGCCTTCTCCTTTTATGGGATACGCCGGGCTCACTATGAGATGTTCCTCGTTATCCACATTGCACTTTCGATCGCTACTCTATGGACCATGTATTATCATGTCGAAATATTCAAGAACGGCGAGTGGAACATTTTCATTTGGCCATGTGTCGCTATCTGGGTCTTCGACCGCGTCGTGCGCATGGGGCGCATTCTCGCCTTCAGCCGGTTTCCGTTGAACACCAAGGCCTTGGTTACCTATGACTCAAAGAGCAACCTCATACGCATGGAGGTGGATGGAACGAACAATCTTGTCGCACCGAAGCCGGGGACTTATTATTACATCCACGTGCTAGACGACGTGCTATATGCGCATCAGAATCACCCTTTCACGTTGGCGCATGTCTTGGAGGACGTGGATGGATCGAGTATCATGCCACTGTCACCAATTACGGACAGATCTACACCTCTTAGTCCATCCTCAGATGCAGGAGGCGAATTAGACGAACTCCTGGCCTCTAAAACACCAAATGCTTCGTCGACTCTTGTCTTTTTCATCCGGCCGTACGATGGCTTTACATCCCGTATAAAGTCGCATTGCCTTCTCCATCCCACGAAGCTCCGGGTTCTAATCGAAGGACCATACGGGCACACGGTTCCACTGCAAAACTTCACGAACATCCTCTTCATGGTTGGTGGAACAGGTATTGCCGTCCCGCTTTCTCATCTCGCCTCTATTCTTTCAAGCTCTTCACATGTCCAGAGTGTGAAGATAGTATGGGCAGTACGCGAATATGCAGCTCTGGTTGCAGCCTTTCGCGACTTTCGTGTGCTTTTGAGTGACGAGAGACTCGAGTTGGAGGTGCATGTCACGCGAGAGGAAGCCAAGGATGACGTCTTAGACGAGGATATGAAGAGTGTGAGGATCATGTCGCATAGACCAAATGTACATACAACTATTGAGGAGACGGCGCAGGAGGCCGGGCAACAGCGCTTGGCGATTGTTGCATGTGGACCAGCTCTAATGGCGGACCAGGCAAGAAAAGCGAGCGTAGAAATGCTTGGGAGAGGCCATTGTGGTGTGGAGTATTTTGAGGAAAGCTTCAAGTGGTAG